The sequence below is a genomic window from Sorangiineae bacterium MSr12523.
CTGCGTGAAACCACGCAGAAGAACCAGGAGCAGGACTGGCTCAAGACGAACCTGGCGAAGTTCGGCGGCATGATGCAGGGGCAGAAGAACCTCGAGGCGGTGAGCCGGCTCATCATGAGCGAGCTCACGCCGCTGGTCTCCGCGCACCACGGTGCCTTCTTCATTGCGCAGCAGGAAGAGGGCGAGTCGGTGCTCAAGCTGATCGCGAGCTACGCGTACAAACAGCGCAAGAGCGTCTCGAACCGCTTTTCGCTGGGCGAAGGGCTCGTGGGGCAGGCCGCGCTGGAGAAGAAGAGCCTTCTGCTCACCAACGTGCCGCACGATTACATCGTCATATCGTCGGGGCTGGGCGAGGCCTCGCCGCTGAACATCATCGTGCTGCCCGTGCTCTTCGAGGGCGAGGTGCGCGCGGTGCTGGAGCTGGCGAGCTTCCGCGCCTTCAGCCAGATTCACCAGATCTTCCTCGACCAGCTCTCCGAGAGCATCGGCGTCGTGCTCAACATGATCGTGGCCAACATGCGCACGGAGGAGTTGCTCCTGCAGTCGCAAGGCTTGACGCAGGAGCTGCAGTCGCAGTCGAACGAGCTCCAGAGCCAGCAGGAGGAGCTGAAGAAGACCAACACCGAGCTCGAGGCGCAGGCCGCCAGTTTGAAGGCCAGCGAGGAGCTGCTCAAGGCGCAGCAAGAGGAGCTGCAGCAGATCAACGAAGAGCTCGAGGAGAAGGCGACGTTGCTCGCGGAGCAAAACAAGAAGGTCGAGCAGAAGAACCGCGAGGTGGAGACCGCGCGGCGCGCGCTGGAGGACAAGGCCGCGCAGCTCTCGCTGTCGTCGCGCTACAAGAGCGAGTTCCTCGCCAACATGAGCCACGAGCTGCGTACGCCGCTCAACAGCTTGCTCATTTTGGCCAAGATGCTCTCGGACAACAAGGATCGCAATCTCTCGGACAAGCAAGTCGAGTACGCGCGGACCATCCACGCCTCGGGCACCGACTTGCTGAATCTCATCAACGAGGTGCTCGACCTGTCCAAGGTGGAGGCCGGCAAGATCGAGATTTACTCCGCCGAGGTGCGGCTCGCGGCCATCGAGGATTACATCGAGCGGAGCTTCCGCCCGCTGGCGCAGCAAAAGGGGCTCGAGTTCACCGTGGTGGAGGAGCCGGAAATCCCCGAGTCGCTCAACACCGATGGGCAGCGCTTGCAGCAGATCCTGCGCAACCTGCTGGCCAATGCCTTCAAATTCACCGACCGCGGCGGCGTGACGGTGCGCATCGGCAGCGTGCAGAATCAGCAGCAGTTCACCAACCCGGTGCTGCTCGAAACGCCGCGCGTCCTGGCGCTGAGCGTGCAGGATACAGGTATCGGCATTCCGCGCGACAAGCACCAGCTCATCTTCGAAGCGTTCCAGCAGGCCGATGGCACCACCAGCCGCAAGTACGGAGGCACGGGCCTGGGGCTTTCGATCAGCCGTGAGCTGGCGCGCCTGCTCGGAGGCGAGATTCACGTCGACAGCGCCATCGGCGAGGGGAGCACGTTCACGCTGTTTTTGCCGCCGAGTTACCGCGAGCAGCCGCGTCTGACCAGCGGCGATTCACGGCGCGACGTGCGGCGGACGGACACCGGCGAGCCGCCCTCGCGCGTGCACGCGGTCGTGGGCACGCACACCAATGGAACCAACGGAGCGATCACCGACGATCTGGACCAGGACGATGACGGACGCGTCTTCGCGCGCGAGGGCTTCGACGCCGCGACCTTCGAGGACGAGGGCATCGAGAACGAGAACGAGCTCAATGACGACCGCGATGCCGTCCAGCCCGGCGACCGCGTGCTCCTCATCATCGAGGACGACGTCACCTTTGCCACGCTGCTCCTCGAGATGGCCCGCGAGCGCGGCTTCAAGTGCATCGCGACCTTGCGCGGCGACATCGGTTTGGCGCTGGTGCACCGGTTCAAGCCGGATGCCATCCTGCTCGATCTGGCGTTGCCCGTGGTCGATGGGCTCACCGTGCTGGATCGGTTGAAGCACAATCGGGAGACGCGGCACATCCCGGTGCACATCCTGTCGGGCACCGGAAAGCGACAGCGAGGCATGCGCCTGGGCGCTTTTGCGTATTTGGAAAAGCCGGTTACCAAGGAAGCCCTGGATCAGGCATTCGATTCGATTTCGCAATTCCTCGACAACGAAGTGCGGAATCTTCTCATCGTGGACAACGACGAGGCACTCCGCCACAGCATGGAGGAGCTCATCGGCCAGGGCGACGTCTCGACGGTGTCCGTTGGGACCGCCGAGCAGGCCCTCGAGTTGCTCCGCGGCCGTCACTTCGATTGCATGGTGCTCGGTTTGGGGTTGCCCGACATGTCGAGCTTCGACCTGCTCGAAAAGATCAAGAGCGACGACGACCTGCGGGAGCTGCGGGATCTGCCCATCATCATTTACACGGACAAAGAGCTGACGCCCGAGGAGGACACGCGGCTCAAGAAGTACGCGGAGACCATCATCCTCAAGGACGTGAAGTCGCCCGAGCGCCTGCTCGACGAGACGGCGCTGTTCCTCCACCGCGTCGAGGCAAATCTCCCCGAGGAGAAGCGCCGCGTGCTCGAGGAGCTGCACAGCTCCGACGCCGTGTTCGTCGGTAAGAAGGTGATGGTCGTCGACGACGACGTACGCAACATTTTTGCCATCACCAGCGTGCTCGAGGCGAATGGTATGAATGTGGTATTCGCCGAAAATGGCAAAGACGGAATCGTCTTGCTCGATCAGAATCAAGACGTCAGTCTGATTCTGATGGATGTCATGATGCCGGAAATGGACGGCTATGAGACCATGCGACAAATTCGCAAGAATGCGTCGTATCGCACATTGCCCATCATTGCCCTCACCGCCAAAGCGATGAAGGGCGACCGCGAGAAGTGCATCGCGGCGGGTGCTTCGGACTACATCACGAAGCCCGTCGATCCGGACCAGCTCATCTCACTGATGCGGGTGTGGATGTATCGATGAGCCGAGCAGCACCCGCCTCGTCGTCCGGCACGTACCGAGCCCTCAAGGAGAAAGACACCGAGGTCGAACGCGTCGAGGTCGAGCTGTTGCTCGAGGCGATCTTCCGCGTCTACGGCTTCGACTTCCGCTCGTATGCGTACGCGTCCATCAAGCGACGTTTGTGGCGGCGGGCTCAGGCCGAGGGGGTGGCGTCGTTCAGCGCGCTACAAGAGAGGGTGCTGCACGACCCCACGTGCATGGACCGGTTGATGCTCGACTTGAGCATCCAGGTCACGTCCATGTTTCGTGATCCGAGCTTCTTCCTGGCCCTGCGGCGCAAGGTGGTCCCGAGTTTGCGGACCTATCCGTTCATCCGCGTGTGGCACGCCGGTTGTTCCTCCGGCGAAGAGGTCTTCTCCCTGGCGATGCTGCTCAAGGAAGAAGGCCTGTACGCGCGCACACGCATCTATGCGACGGACCTCAACGAGACGGTCATCAAAGTCGCCAAGAACGGAATTTTTCCTCTGTCGAAGATGCAGGAGTACACGATCAACTACCAGCGGGCGGGTGGGCTGCGCTCGTTCTCCGAGTACTACACGGCCCGCTACGACGGCGCGCGTTTCGATCCGTCGCTCATGGAGAACGTGCTCTTCTCACAGCACAACCTCGTGACCGACGGCAGCTTCAGCGAGTTTCATCTCATCTTGTGCCGCAACGTCATGATCTACTTCGACCGAAATTTGCAGAACCGCGTGCTCGATCTCTTTCATTCGAGCCTGGCCAATTTCGGCTTCCTTGCGCTGGGGCGAAAGGAAAACCTGCGCCAGACGGAAAGCGAGCCGAAGTTCATACCCTTCGTGGCGGAGGAGAAAATCTTTCGGAGGGCGGACAAGAAGTAAAACGGCGGACGCAAAGGGCTGGCATTTGGGCTTTCAGCACGAACTCATCGTGGTGGGGACGTCGTGGGGCGGTTTGCGGGCCCTGGAAGTGCTTTTGTCGACCTTGCCTGCCGACTTCGACCGGCCCATCGCCGTCGTGCAGCACCGCCGGCCCGATTCCGATGACACACTGGCGCGTGTGCTCCAGCGCCACACCAAGATGCGGGTGCGCGAGGCCGAGGACAAAGAGCCGATCGTTCCTGGACGCGTGTACATTGCACCCGCCGACTACCACTTGCTCGTCGACGATCAGTCGGTGGCCCTGTCGACGGACCCGCCGGTGCGTTTCAGCCGGCCCTCCATCGACGTGCTCTTCGAGTCGGCCGCCGATGCATTTCGACATCGTCTGATCGGAATCGTGCTCACCGGACGAAACCATGACGGTGCCATCGGTCTCTCGCGCATCAAACAGCGTGGTGGCCTCACGATTGTCCAGGACCCCGCCTCAGCCGAAAGCCCCGAGATGCCCGCGGGAGCCATCGAGCGAGCCTGCGTCGATCGAGTCCTCGCCCTCGACCGCATCGGGCCCTTCTTGGGTCAGCTCAGGCAGAGATGAGCGTCCTCCGACATTGAATGCATGGATTGACGGTGATAAATCGAAAC
It includes:
- a CDS encoding protein-glutamate O-methyltransferase CheR, coding for MSRAAPASSSGTYRALKEKDTEVERVEVELLLEAIFRVYGFDFRSYAYASIKRRLWRRAQAEGVASFSALQERVLHDPTCMDRLMLDLSIQVTSMFRDPSFFLALRRKVVPSLRTYPFIRVWHAGCSSGEEVFSLAMLLKEEGLYARTRIYATDLNETVIKVAKNGIFPLSKMQEYTINYQRAGGLRSFSEYYTARYDGARFDPSLMENVLFSQHNLVTDGSFSEFHLILCRNVMIYFDRNLQNRVLDLFHSSLANFGFLALGRKENLRQTESEPKFIPFVAEEKIFRRADKK
- a CDS encoding chemotaxis protein CheB gives rise to the protein MGFQHELIVVGTSWGGLRALEVLLSTLPADFDRPIAVVQHRRPDSDDTLARVLQRHTKMRVREAEDKEPIVPGRVYIAPADYHLLVDDQSVALSTDPPVRFSRPSIDVLFESAADAFRHRLIGIVLTGRNHDGAIGLSRIKQRGGLTIVQDPASAESPEMPAGAIERACVDRVLALDRIGPFLGQLRQR